Proteins encoded in a region of the Salminus brasiliensis chromosome 2, fSalBra1.hap2, whole genome shotgun sequence genome:
- the dusp8a gene encoding dual specificity protein phosphatase 8 isoform X2, with protein sequence MPLDVVLASPEQRFWSGSGRRTGMRLKIRVRRMKEARELRGGFAAFSSCFPGLCEGKPVATLPMSLSQPCLPVANVGPTRILPHLYLGSQKDVLNKDLMAQNGITYVLNASNTCPKPEFISESHFMRIPVNDNYCEKLLPWLDKTNEFIDKAKVSNSRVIVHCLAGISRSATIAIAYIMKTMGLSSDDAYRFVKDRRPSISPNFNFLGQLLEFEKGLRLLKALSSGQEKSEQPNEAAESRKDASSKPKEARMDGETETSSESEVKLPSPTSLQQGFNGLNLSAERILDTNRLKRSFSLDIKSVYSPGQCPRITPVHVEDVPKLCKLDSPSARASNGVCHLSPASDSPSPADSESSLRPRSRRKSKQNGSSAGSSPVHTFGFGLGQPPVHKSPSLDENLKSPLLLGLPGLGTGPMWTKHRDTAQATTPVTPTGCEKFLSWLDKTNELIDKASNSRDPAQATTPVTPTGDAPWFYESLSGGGGGVNAGAVHFPGPLGCGALPGPREAVRLRPKAGETREARASWHEDAPVAASSSADKQFKRRSCQMEFEEGIQETRSREELGKIGKQSSFSGSMEIIEVS encoded by the exons ATGCCTCTGGACGTGGTGCTAGCCTCTCCTGAGCAGCGCTTCTGGTCAGGCTCTGGTCGGCGCACAGGCATGAGGCTGAAGATCAGAGTGCGCAGGATGAAGGAGGCAAGAGAACTAAGAG GCGGATTTGCAGCATTTTCTTCCTGCTTCCCGGGCCTGTGTGAGGGGAAGCCAGTGGCCACTCTGCCCATGAGCCTGTCCCAGCCCTGCCTACCAGTGGCTAATGTGGGCCCCACGCGCATTCTGCCCCATCTGTACCTGGGCTCTCAGAAAGATGTGCTCAACAAG GACCTGATGGCCCAGAATGGCATCACATATGTGCTTAACGCCAGTAACACGTGTCCTAAGCCAGAATTCATCTCTGAGAGCCACTTCATGCGCATTCCTGTCAATGACAACTACTGTGAGAAGCTCCTGCCCTGGCTGGACAAAACTAACGAGTTCATCG ACAAAGCCAAGGTTTCCAACAGCCGAGTCATTGTCCATTGTTTAGCGGGCATCTCCAGGTCTGCCACCATTGCCATTGCTTACATCATGAAGACAATGGGCTTGTCATCAGATGACGCGTACAG GTTTGTTAAGGACCGTCGGCCCTCAATATCGCCGAACTTTAACTTCTTGGGTCAGCTGCTGGAGTTTGAGAAGGGCCTTCGGCTGCTGAAGGCGCTCTCTTCAGGTCAGGAGAAGAGTGAGCAGCCCAATGAAGCCGCAGAATCCAGAAAAGATGCCTCCTCCAAGCCCAAGGAAGCTCGAATGGATGGGGAGACGGAGACGTCTTCGGAGTCCGAGGTCAAGCTGCCATCTCCTACGTCGCTCCAGCAGGGCTTCAACGGACTCAACCTGTCGGCCGAGCGCATCCTGGACACTAACCGGCTCAAGCGCTCCTTCTCACTGGACATCAAGTCCGTCTACAGTCCTGGCCAGTGCCCCCGAATCACGCCTGTCCACGTAGAGGACGTCCCAAAACTCTGCAAGCTGGATAGCCCAAGTGCCAGAGCTTCCAATGGTGTCTGCCATTTATCCCCAGCTTCGGACAGCCCAAGCCCGGCAGATTCAGAGAGCAGCTTAAGGCCACGCTCGCGGAGGAAAAGCAAGCAGAATGGCAGCAGTGCTGGCAGTTCACCTGTCCACACTTTTGGCTTTGGCTTAGGCCAACCCCCTGTACACAAGAGCCCCAGCCTGGACGAGAACCTGAAGTCCCCCCTGCTGCTTGGCTTGCCCGGTTTGGGAACAGGACCCATGTGGACCAAACATCGGGATACGGCGCAGGCCACCACACCAGTCACGCCAACCGGCTGCGAGAAATTCTTATCCTGGCTGGACAAAACAAACGAGTTAATCG ACAAAGCCTCCAACAGCCGTGACCCAGCGCAGGCCACCACACCCGTCACACCCACCGGTGATGCACCCTGGTTCTACGAATCCCTTAGCGGTGGCGGAGGAGGGGTCAATGCTGGGGCGGTGCACTTTCCTGGGCCTTTGGGCTGCGGCGCTCTCCCTGGGCCGCGCGAGGCGGTGCGTCTGCggccaaaagcaggagaaacgcGTGAGGCGCGGGCGAGCTGGCACGAGGACGCCCCTGTTGCTGCCAGCAGCTCGGCCGACAAGCAGTTCAAGAGGCGCAGCTGCCAGATGGAGTTTGAGGAGGGGATCCAGGAGACACGCTCACGGGAGGAGCTTGGCAAAATCGGGAAGCAGTCCAGCTTCTCTGGCAGCATGGAGATCATCGAGGTATCCTGA